From a region of the Kwoniella mangroviensis CBS 8507 chromosome 1 map unlocalized Ctg01, whole genome shotgun sequence genome:
- a CDS encoding 60S ribosomal protein uL10 yields MGATRANKEIYFEKLRALIEQYPSIFVVNIDNVSSQQLHMIRQSLRGRAVVLMGKNTMVRRAIRGLLAEFPQFEKLMPYIKGNVGFVFTSEDLKEIREVILANKVAAPARAGAIAPNDVYVPAGNTGMEPGKTSFFQALGIPTKIARGTIEIVNDVQVVAAGTKVGSSETALLNMLNISPFTYGLTVVQVYDNGAVFASSVLDIEEKTLIDGFVSGIKTIAAISLATNYPTIASVMHSLVNSYKNILNVSLATDYEFEGSAKIKEYLANPEAFAAAAPAAAATESAAAEAAPAAAKEEEKEESDDDMGFGLFD; encoded by the exons ATGGGTGCTACTCGAGCCAACAAGGAAATCTACTTTGAGAAGTTGAGAGCTCTTATTGAGCAATACC CCTCAATCTTCGTCGTCAACATCGACAATGTATCTTCTCAACAACTCCACATGATCCGACAATCTCTCCGAGGACGAGCTGTCGTCTTGATGGGAAAGAACACCATGGTCCGAAGAGCCATCCGAGGATTACTCGCTGAATTCCCTCAATTCGAAAAGCTCATGCCTTACATCAAAGGAAACGTCGGTTTCGTCTTCACCAGTGAAGATCTCAAGGAAATCCGAGAAGTCATCCTTGCCAACAAGGTCGCTGCTCCTGCCAGAGCCGGTGCCATCGCTCCCAACGACGTCTACGTCCCAGCCGGTAACACCGGTATGGAACCCGGAAagacctctttcttccaagctTTGGGTATCCCCACCAAGATCGCCAGAGGTACCATTGAAATCGTCAACGACGTTCAGGTCGTAGCTGCCGGTACCAAAGTCGGATCTTCCGAAACCGCCTTGTTGAACATGTTGAACATCTCTCCTTTCACCTACGGTTTGACCGTCGTTCAAGTTTACGACAACGGTGCCGTCTTCGCTTCCTCCGTTTTGGACATTGAGGAGAAGACCCTCATCGACGGTTTCGTATCTGGTATCAAGACCATCGCCGCCATCTCCCTCGCTACCAACTACCCCACCATCGCCTCCGTCATGCACTCCTTGGTCAACTCTTACAAGAACATCCTCAACGTCTCGCTCGCTACCGACTACGAGTTCGAGGGTTCTGCTAAG ATCAAGGAATACCTTGCCAACCCTGAAGCCTTCGCTGCTGCTGCCCCTGCCGCCGCTGCCACCGAGTCAGCCGCTGCCGAAGCCGCTCCCGCCGCCgccaaggaagaggagaaggaggaatccGATGATGACATGGGTTTCGGTCTTTTCGACTAA